A stretch of DNA from Acidobacteriota bacterium:
TAGTTGAAAAGCTCTTCGCAGGACATAAAAAAGATCCTCCACCGCTGCAGGCGCCGCCAGGCTTCTTCTTCTCCGTAGGTCTGTTCAAAGAGTTGCAGCACCTGCCCGCGGGAGCGGTCGAGGTTACGCAGCCAGGCCCGAGCCGTGCGTCCGTAGTGGGTCCCCGCCACTCTCCAGTGGCGCAGCAGATGCAGATCGTCCTGGTAGTAGAGCAGCAGGTCGTCTGAAGGCATGATTCCACCGGTGAAGAAGTGACGTCCCATCCAGTTGCCTTCGCCCTCGGTCAGGTAAGGATAGGCGAAGTTGCGATGGCAGAAGATGTGGACGAAGAGCTGTCCTTGCGGCTTCAGCCAGCCGGCGATGCGCCTCATGAGGCGCCGGTGGTTGTGCAGGTGCTCGAACATCTCCACCGAGACCACGCGGTCGAAGCGTCCTGAAGGCGAAAAGTCGTTGACGTCGGCGGTGACGACCTCGAGGTTGGATATCGCCCTTTGCCCAGCCTGTTCTTCGATATAGCTTTTCTGAGTGGCGCTGTTGGAGACCGCCGTCACCGAGGAGCCGGGGAAGCGGGCGGCCATCCACAGCGACAGCGAACCCCAGCCGCAACCCAGCTCCAGGATGTCCTGTCCGTCGGCCAGCCCGGCCCTGCGGCAGGTCATCTCCAGCATGGCGGCCTCGGCTTCGTTCAGGCTCGAGTCCGGGGCGGGCCAATAGCATCCGCTGTACTTGAGGTGCTCTCCCAGCACCAGGCGATAGAAGTGGGCCGGCACCTCGTAGTGCTGCTCATTGGCCTTGTCGGTGTGGAGGGCGATTTGCCTCTCTTCGTTGGCCTCAATGAATTCTTCCAGCGCCTGTCGTCGCCGGGCGCAGTCGCGCGGAATCTGAGAAGTGCGGGCTTTGAGCAGCCTGCGGATGCCGGCTCGGATGAGGGGGTCGGGGATGCGTCCCCGTTCGGCCCAGTCGATGGCGGTGGCAAGAAGACTCACGACGGTTCCTTTCCGGTGTCTTGCGCCGCCTCTTCCTTGGGGAACCAGGGGACAAAGGCGCTGGTGGTGCGCTGGTAGCGGCGGTAATCCTCTCCCCGGCTCTTGAGGGCGCGCTCTTCGGTGGGCGGAATGCCGGTTACCTTGAGGATGAAGAAGAGCATCAGCAAGGGAGAAAGCAAGGTCACCCAAAAGTAGGCTTGACCGGCCGCCATCAGCGGGTAGGCCCACCAGTGCAGCCATTCGAAGAAGTAGTTGGGATGGCGGGAGTAGCGCCACAGCCCTTGGCGGCAGGTGCGTCCGCGCGTGGAGGGATCGCGTCTCCAGCGGGCCAACTGGCGGTCCGCCAGCGTCTCGCCGCCGATGGAAGCCGCCATCACCACAACCGCCAAACCGTCCCACAGGGAGAGCGGATCGGGGTTTACGGCAACCACGGCGAAGGGAAGCGCCAACAAGACGGCCAGCGCTCCCTGAGCCTGAAAGAAGACCAGGAAGAAGGGCTGAACTTTGTCGCCCCAATTCTCGCGGATCTGCTGGTAGCGGCCGTCTTCCTGGCCTGAAAGAACGCGGTCGAAAAGCAGGTAGAGTCCCAGGCGCAGCGACCACGCTCCCACCAGCAGCCCCAGCAAGAGGCGGCGCTGGGGATCTCCCGAGCCCAAGCTGGCATAGAAAACGGCCAGGAAGCCCAAGGCAAAGGTCCATCCCACGTCGACGATTCCGGCGTCACCGCTGCGGCGCTGCCAGATCCACAGAGCCAGCATCGCCAGAGCGATTACGCCCCAGCCCTGAAGCATCAGCGTCCAACTCAACATCTCACTTCTCCTCCCCCGGCCTCGACTGCGGCACGGCGCTCAACCAGAGCAAGAAGGGTACAGTGGCAGACCAGGCCGCGGCCAACATGAGCAGGCTGTAGACCCCATGCAGTTCGACTGCCCCCAAGCGGGCTCCCGCCCAGTAAGCCAGCGGTCCTGACACCATACCCAACAGTCCTCCCAACACATAACGTTCCTGCAGCCACTGCATGGAGGCGCGCAGGGTCAGTGCGAAATTGGCCCACAATGCCACCATCCAGGGCCGCGACAGCCAGGGCGGAAACTGCCGGTCGAGAAAGGTGAAGACACCGGACAATGCCAGCAGGCTGTCCAGAACCAGTCCCAGCAGCGAGACCGACGCCAGCAAGCGTAGTTCCCGCTTTCGGCAAGCGGGTGGCAGGCCCTTCAGGTTGAAGACAGCCAGTCCCGCCACCGCCAGCGGCCCCAGCCACAGGTAGCCGTAGGCCGCTCCCAGCACGCAGGCGAACCAGCCCGCCTGGAAACCGATGAAATTGGCGATTGTGCCCATGCCGATTCACCCTACTTACGTTCCCGGGAGAGCGTTGTCGAGGAGAGGCCTGCGGCGGCAATGGGGCTTGGCCAGCAGCATCTGCACGTCTCCGATATAGCGCTCGGCGAACCCTCCCTCGCAGTAGCAAAGATAGAACTCCCACATGCGGATGAAATCCTCCGAGAATCCCAGCTTCCGCACCGCCTCCAGGTTGTCGGAAAAGCGCTCCCTCCAGTCGCGCAGGGTGCGGGCGTAATGGGGGGTGATGTCGTCGAGATGAAACAGCTTCAGATCGGTCATCCTGGCCAGAGACCGGCAGATGGAAGCGACCGATGGAAGGCATGATCCGGGAAAGATGTAGCGCTTGATGAAGTCGACGTTGCGCCGGGCCTGCTCGAAGAATGCGTCGGAGATGGTGATGGCCTGCAGCAGCATCATTCCCTGCGGTTTGAGAAGCTGGGAGCACTTGCGGAAGTAGGTGTCGAAGTAGTGATGACCCACGGCCTCGATCATTTCGATGGAGACCAGCTTGTCGAAACGTCCGCCAAGATTGCGGTAGTCCTCCAGCAAGACACGGACGCGGTCTTGCAGCCCGGCCTCTTTCACCCGCTCCAGGGCGGCCTGGTACTGGCGGCGCGAGATGGTGGTAGTGGTGACCCTGCACCCGTAGCGGGAGGCGGCGTAAACGGCCATGCCGCCCCAGCCCGTCCCGATCTCGAGGAGGTGATCGCCGCGCTGGAGCTCAAGCTTGCGGCAGATGGTCTCCAGCTTGCGCCGCGAGGCCTCCTCCAGCGAGTCCTCCTCAGCCCCCTGGTAGAGGGCGCAGGAGTACATCATGTCCGAACTCAGGAAGAGTTTGAAGAACTCGTTGCCCAGGTCGTAGTGGGCGGCGATATTGCGGCGGCTTCCCCTCCGGGTGTTCTTGTGCAGCCAATGGAAGGGCGCACGCAGGGGCGCGAGCACGCCAGCCCAGCCGCTTTCCAGCGAGGCCTGAAAGCCCCGGTTGAGAAGCATGATGCGCATCAGCCGGGTCAGGTCGTCGGCCTTCCACTCTCCTCTCATGTAAGACTCTCCCGCCCCCACCGAGCCTCCCAGCAAAGAGGGATAGAAGGCCGGGTCGACGACCTCAACCCGGGCGCAAAGCCGGGCCTTTTCGGCTCCGAAGGTCCATTGGCCCTGGGCGTCGCTCAGCACCACACGGCCGTGGCGCAACTGGCTCAGGCGCGAGATCAGGATGCGGCGGGCCAGGCGCTGCAGACCCGAAGGCCGGCTGGCTGGACGCGAGGCGGTTTTCCAATCGGCTGCAATCTGACTCATGACTCGATAGGGTTCCGTTTTTCGGGGTGAGTGAAAAAGGGCGCTCTCTTCAGCCACAGGCGCAGGGCCTGCCAGTAGATGGCACCCATCACGCGTCCCGTCATCAGGGGGAAGCGCAGGAGAGAGAGCGCCAGGCCGAGGGTGGTGATGGGACGCCGCCGCAGACGCAGAGTAGCGTCGAAAAATCGGCTTCCCCGACGGTAGTTCTCCATGTGCACCAGCAGGTCCTGGCCGGGTAGGGAGAATCGCCAGCGATAGTCCAGATCCATGTCCATGAAGGGCGAGACATGGAACTCCTTGGATAGGCCGTAGAGCCTCCAATCCCGCCCTTGATCGAGGCAGTTGAGACCGTCGCAGAGCACGTAATGGTGACGCTCTCCCCAGGGAGTGTTGTCGATCTCGGCCACGATGCTGTGGAGGCTCTCGTCGCGGTTGAAGCAGAAGAAGAAGCTGACCGGATTGAAGCAGTATCCGAAGTAGCGCAAGTGGGTGAGCAGCCGCACCGGACCTTGAGGCCTGCGGCCCGTCTTCTCCTCCACCAATCGGCGCACGGCCAGGGAAAGGTCCTGAGACTTGCCCTGCAAGTGGTCGCGGCGGCGGAAACGGGCCGCTGCCGGAAGACGGCGGCGCGGGTCGGCCGTCCACAGCCAGCGTCCCCGAAAGACCGAGGGCAACTCTTCCAGATCGAGGTAGACCATGAAGAGCGGGTAGGCGAAGCGGTGACCGACCGGCGCAAAGCGCCGATGGCGGACGCGTCCCCAATAAAGGCAGCTCTTCATCTTCACAGCTCCATCCCGAAGGCCCGGCACACCCGCAGCGCACTGTTGACTCCGTCTTCGTGAAAGCCGTAACCCCAATAAGCCCCGCAGTAATGAGTGCGGCGGCGTCCGCTGATGTCGGCGTGGCGGCTTTGGGCCCGCAGGGCCTGCGGCGTGTAGACAGGATGTTGGTAGACCAGGCGCCGAAGGATGCGGGCAGAGTCGATATCTCCTCGGTTGAGCGTGACACAATACTGACGCTTGGCTGCCAGAGTCTGCAAGCGGTTCATGTGGTAGGTGAGGGCCACGGATTGCTCCTGACGGGGCATCAGGTGGTAGTTCCAACTGGCCCAGGCCCGGCGGCGGCGGGGCAGCAGAGCTCGATCGGTGTGAAGGACGGCCTGATTGGGCTGGTAGGCGATCGAGCCCAGGATCTCACGCTCGGCGCGGTCGGCGTCCCGCAGCATGGCCAAGGCCTGATCGCTGTGGGCTCCGATCACCACCTGATCGAAATACTCCCACTCCTGATCGGGCGTCTTCACCTCCACTCCGCGGGCAAGGCGGCGGACCCCCACCACCGGAGAGTTGAGTCGTATGCCTCGGCTGAAGGGCCTGATCATCTTTTCGACATAACGCTGCGAGCCCCCCTTGATCACCCGCCATTGCGGACGCCCGGACAGGTCGAGCATTCCGTGGTTGTGGAAGAAGCGCAGCATGAACTCGATAGGCATGTCGCGCACCCTGCGCGGATCGGCCGACCAGATGGCGGCCGAGACGGGAAGCAGGTGATGGCGCACGAAGCTGCTGGAATAGCGGTGGTTGCGCAGGAACTCGCCTACCGTGGTCATATCCGCCGCGGACGCTCCCTTGCGCTGGACGGAGCCGTTGCCGTTGGCGTGAAGGCCGCCGTTGCCGTTGCCCGAGAGCATGCGCTTCCCCTGGCGGTAGAAGCGCACGATGTCAGCCACCATGCGCAGGAAGTCGGGACGCAGCAGGTTGCGCCGCTGGGCGAAGAGTCCGTTGAGCGAGGAGCCCTGGTACTCCAATCCGCTCTCTTCGCAGCGCATGCTGAAGCTCATGTCGCTGGGCTGGCATTCCACCTCCAGGCGGTCGAGCAGCCGCCTGAAGTTGGGGTAGGCGCGGTCGTTGAAGACGATGAATCCGCTGTCGATATGAAGGGGCTGCCCGTCGGGGTCCTCGATGCGGTGGGTGTGGGTGTGGCCGCCGATGTAGTCGCCGGCCTCGAAGAGGGTAACTTCGTGCCGGCGCGACAGGATGTAAGCGGCAGTCAAGCCCGAAACGCCACCGCCGATCACCGCGATTCTCACAATTGCTCTCTCCTCTCTCAGCCAGCAAGGACGCGGCTCTGAGCAGAAAAGATACAAAAGTTGAGAAGTCTTGTCTAACTTCTGTCTTTTAAAAGACGAAGAAGCGCTCGTGAATGATCTGTCCGTCCTTCCAGCGCTGGACGGCCACCTGATCATACTTGGCGTGGCCCAACTCCTTGTGCTGGTAGTCGAAATGCCACTCCACCATGGTGACTCCGTCGCCCACCGCCACCGCCTTGACCTCGGCGTTGTTGAAGGCCGTTACTCCGCTCAGCCACTCCTGCTCGCGTTTGCGGTTGGTTTCTTTGCCTGAATAGGAGCCCTGGTTGTCGATCATCACCACCTCGGGATGGTAGTGCTTTTCAAAGGCTTCCAGGATCTGCCCCTGCAGAATCATGCTGTTGAGGTCTTCCACTTTTTCCTTCAGGTCCATTTTCGTATCTCTCCATGTTTTGGATTCATTGGTTGACCGGTCAATTGTTGACCGTCGACTTTAATGGATGCCGCCCGGCCCTTCGAGGATTCGCCTGGTGCTTCCGCAGGGTCAGCGAAGGAGGACAATGGTAAGGTTGTAAATCGATGAAACGAAGCAACATGCTGAGGCGGATCGGGTCGGCCTCCGAACCCTGGGACGTGATCATCGTCGGCGGGGGCGCAACCGGGTTGGGGGCGGCGGTGGAGTCGGCCTCGCGCGGCTACAGGACGCTGCTGCTGGAGCAGGACGATTTCTGCAAGGGCACCTCGAGCCGCAGCACCAAGCTCATTCACGGGGGCGTGCGCTATCTGGCGCAAGGCGACGTGTCGCTGGTCCGGGACGCCCTGCGCGAGCGCGGACGGCTGATGGCTAACGCTTCCCATCTGGTGCGCCGCCTGGCTCTGGTCATCCCGCGCTATCGCTTTTACGAAGGCTTCTACTACGGCCTGGGACTGAAGATCTATGACTGGCTGGCGGCCCGCCGCAACCTGGGTTCGTCACGGTTGCTGGGAAAGAGCGAAACGCTGCGCCTGCTGCCCACTCTCGAGCCTAAAGGACTGAGGGGAGGGGTGCTCTACTACGACGGACAGTTCGACGATGCCCGTGTGGCCGTGGCATTGGCCCGCACCGCCGCCGACCAGGGAGCCACGCTGCTCAACTACGCCCCCGTGACCGGCCTGCTCAAGAGCGGCAGCAAAATCAGCGGAGTGGCGGCTGAAGACCGGCTGGGCGGCGGGAGCATGGAACTGAGTGGCAAGGTGGTGGTCAACGCCACTGGGGTCTTCTGCGACGCCATCCGCCGGTCCGACAATCCCCAGGCTGAAGAGATCGTGGCGGCCAGCCGCGGCTCTCACCTGGTGCTGGACCGCTCTTTTCTTCCTTCCGAGGCCGCCCTGCTGATTCCCAAGACTCGGGACGGACGAGTACTCTTCGTCATTCCCTGGAGGGGGCGCACCCTGGTGGGGACGACCGACATTTCCACCCAGGAGAAACCCCTCGATCCCTGGCCCTTGCAGGAAGAGGTCGAGTATATGCTGGCCCACGCCGCCCAGTACCTGACCAGGGACCCTCAGCGCGAAGACATCCTGAGCATGTTCACGGGCCTGCGTCCGCTGGTCAAGGGCGACAGCCAGGAGGCCACCAAGTCGCTTTCCCGCGACCACACGCTGCTGGTATCAGACTCGGGACTGGTCACCGTCACGGGAGGCAAGTGGACCACCTACCGCAAGATGGCTCAAGACACCATCGACCGCGCCGCCCAAGCGGGAGGATTGCCGGCCGTCCCTTCGGCCACCAAGCATCTGCGCCTGCACGGACACCGGGAGGATCCCGGCAGCGGCGGACGTTTTGCCAGCTACGGATCGGACGCCCAATACCTGGAGGAACTCATCGCGGCCGACGAGTCGTTGGGGCGTTCTCTGCACGAGAACCTTCCTTATTGCCGCGCCGAGGTGCTGTGGGCCGTGCGTGAAGAGATGGCCTGCCGGGTAGAGGACGTGCTCTCGCGGCGCACGCGGTCCCTGCTGCTCGACGCCAACGCCGCCATCGCCTGCGCACCTCAGGTGGCGCGCATGATGGCCCGCGAGCTGGAAGAGGACGAGTCCTGGGCCGAACGCGAATGCCGGCGCTTCATCGAAACCGCCCAAACCTACCTGCCCGCCACCGAGCAAATCCGTCCCGTCAGGAACGAGCCAGGGAAGCCATGACCTGGGCTGATTGGATGTCGTTGGGGGCTACGATGAGGGTTCCGACGGGAGAGTCCTTCCACATCGCCAGCAGATCGGCCAGGCGCTCGGCGGGACCGCACAGGGCCACTTCATCCACCAGCTCGTCGGGGACGGCCATGGCGGCCTCGCTCTTCTTGCCGTCCAGATAGAGATCCTGGATGGCGGCTGCCTCCTCCTCGTAGCCGTAGCGGCTGATCAGGTCGTTGTAGAAGTTTTTGCCCTTGGCGCCCATGCCTCCCGCGTAGAGGGCCAGGTTCTTTTTCACTTGCAGCCGGCAGGCGTCGACGTCGTCTCCCGCCACCACGTGGACGGTGGGCGCGACGTCCAAGTCGTCCAGGCTCTTGCCCTCGGCTCGCGACAGGCCCTCCTCCAGCAGGGGGCCGAAGTAATCCATGCGCTTGGGGGAAAAGAAGATGGGCAGCCAGCCGTCGGCGATCTCGGCCGTCAGGGCCGTGTTCTTGGGTCCCAGGGCGGCCAGGTAGATGGGGATGCGAGGGCGCAGCGGCTCGTTGATCAGGCGCAGCGGCTTGCCCAGTCCGGTGCCCTTCTGGACAGGGATCTGATAGTGCTCGCCCTGGTGGGTGACCGGCTCCTCGCGGGCCAGCATCTTGCGCACGATGGAGACGTACTCGCGGCTGCGGCCCAGCGGCTTGCCGAAGGGGACGCCGTGCCACCCCTCCACCACCTGAGGACCCGACACTCCCAGTCCCAGCAGAAAGCGTCCGCCGCTGAGAAAGTCCAGCGTCATGGCCGTCATGGCCGTGTTGGCCGGGGTGCGGGCCGGCATCTGCATGATGGCCGTCCCCACCTTGATGCGCTTGGTGTGGGCCGCCATCCAGGTCAGCGGCGTGACGGCGTCATAGCCGTAGGCTTCGCTGGTCCAGATGGAGTCATAGCCGAGCATCTCGGCTCCTTTGGCCATCTCGATGAGTTGACCGGGATCGCGGTGCTGGTATCCGAAAGTCAGTCCCAATCGCATGAGGCCGATAATAGCCGATTGGCCCCGGCAGGCAAAAGGCCGAAGCAAGTCCCGGACCCCGGGAAAGGGCCACCCTCCTCCCAGAGAGCTTGCCCCAAGGAACCGATAGGAGACACGCCTGGTGGGAGGCGCATCCCTGCGGCGATGGAGGCGATGCCGCAAGAGGGCTGGCCGGAGAAGCCGGCTGACCGTTCCATAACGGAGTCTTCTCAGCAGGCTTCCGGTCGCTCTGGTGGGGATCGCCGCAAGGATGCGCCTCCCACCAGGCCAAGGATCACCGGTGAAGGCAAAACCGGGGAAAGCCGGCTGGCCGTTTCACAAAGAAACCCCAATGAAGGGCGTCTGATTTCACAGGACGGAGAGAGATCAATCTTTTCCATGCCATAGACATAATGCATTGCTTCTAAGGCTGGACGCGGAGGCGCTTTTGGACCAGAATAGGGGTTCGGCTGGACTCGTTCAGGACGTAAGGAAGACAAGTGTGGGGATGAGCGGCTTCTGTTTCGCATCGGCTTTTTTATCGGTAATTGTGTCCCTCTCTGCGGGCTTGATGGCCGGCGAGGATCCCATGTTGCGTCCCCGGCCGGCGCTGGAAGCCGTGCGGGTGGACGACCGACCTCAATTGGACGGCGAGGTATTGGCGGAGGAATTCTGGCAAGCCATCGAGCCGGCCGCCAGCGAGTTCTTCCAGACCACGCCCGAGGAGGGCGCGCCCTCCTCGCAGCGGACCATGGTCAAGGTGGCTTACACCGACCAGACCCTCTTCGTGGGCGTTATGTGCTTCGACGACGACCCCGCCACCATCGTGGTCTCCGACAGCCGGCGTGACGCCTCGCTGAGGGAGACCGACAGCTTTCAGATCATCTTCGATACCTACCGGGACGGGCAGAATGGATTCGTCTTCGGGACCAATCCTGCCGGCATCGAATACGACGGCCAGGTCAGCCGGGAAGGCAGCGGAGGCAGCGCCTCGGGGGGCGGCTTCAACCTCAACTGGGACGGAGCCTGGGTGGTGCGCACCAAGATGGGACCCGAGGGCTGGAGCGCCGAATTCGCCATCCCCTTCACCACCCTGCGCTATCCCTCTCTGCAGGACCAGAGCTGGGGACTCAATTTTCAGCGCAACATCCGGCGCCGCAACGAAACCGCCTATTGGTCGCCGCTTTCCCGCCAGCACGATCTCTTCCGGCTTTCCGACGCGGGAGCGTTGACCGATCTGCGCATTCCCAGCCAGCGCAACCTGAAGGTCATCCCCTACGTGCTGGGAGAGATGCGCAAGACGGGAGATCAGGAAACGCTGCGGCTGGGCGACGCCGGAGCCGACGCCAAGTACTCCATCACTCCCGCCCTGACCCTCGACCTCACCTACAACACCGACTTCGCCCAGGTGGAGGTCGACGAGCAGCAGATCAATCTCAACCGCTTCAGCCTTTTCTTTCCTGAAAAGCGTCCCTTTTTCCTGGAAAACGCCGGACTCTTCGCGGTGGGCGATCCCGGCAACACCGAGCTTTTCTTCAGCCGCCGCATCGGCTTGGCCCAGGGCCGGGAAGTACCCATCGTGGGCGGCGCGCGCCTGACCGGAAAGGTGCGCGGCACCAATATCGGCTTCCTCAACATGCAGACCGAAGAGGTGGGCGGGCTGACCCAGGCCAACAACTTCACGGTGGCCCGCATCAGCCGCGAACTGCCCAACCGCTCCTCGCTCGGCGCCATCTTCGTCAACCGACAGGGGACGGGCGATCTGGCGCCCGCCGACGACTACAACCGCACGCTGGGATTCGACGGGAGATGGGGCATCGGCGAGTACGGCTCGGTGTCGGGTTTCTTCGCCAAGACCTTCGATCCCGACCTGACGGGAGACGACCACGCCTTCCACCTGGGCACCAGCTACGAGTCTCAGGCCTGGCGTTTGAGCTTCGACTACAACGAGGTGGCCGAAAATTTCAATCCCGAGGTGGGATTCCTGCGCCGGGGAGGATTCCGCAGCCCTTCCTTCCTGGTCTTTCACACCCACCGGGTCAAGGGAAACAAATGGGGACTGCACGAAGTGCGTCCGCATGTTTCCTGGGAAGGGTTCTGGGATTTCGAAGGCTTTCAGGAGACCGGATTCCTCCACATCGACAACCACCTCGAGTGGAAGAACGGGGCCGAATTCCACACCGGGGTCAACGTCACCCGCGAAGGAGTCAAAGAGCCCTTCGAGATCAGCGATGGCGTGATCGTCCCGCCGGGGACTTACGACAACAGCGAAGTGCAACTGGTGGCCAATTCCAACCGGGGAGCCTGGTTGAGCTTCGACATGAGGGCCGTGATCGGGGGATTCTTCAGCGGCGACCGGGTCAACCTCGAGCCGGGAATGCGGATGCGTCTGGGAGAGCGCTTCATCACCGACCTGAGCTGGAGCCGCAACGACATCGAACTGCCCCAGGGCGACTTCGTCACCAACCTGGCACGCCTGCGCGTTTCTTATTCTTTCACGCCGCGCCTGCATCTGCAGTCGCTGATCCAGTACAATAACGTCGCCGACGTGTGGTCGACCAACCTGCGCTTTTCCTGGCTGCAGGCGGCCAACACCGGCCTGTTCATCGTCTACAACGACGTACGGGGTTTCGATTCTTTCAGGGGTCAATCCCCCGACCGCAGCCTGCTGATCAAGTTCAGCCGGCTTTTCGACGTTTTCAACTGAGCGCCCGCCTGGCGGCATGAGACAGCCCGCTTATTCCTTGGCGGGTATGTTAAACAGTAAGAGCATGGATAAGCTGTCCCAGCCGGCGCCGCCCTCGGGGCTGCGTCACGACCTGACTCGTCACTTCGAGAGCTTGAGCCGTTTCAACTCCAGCCGGGCCCTGGAGCGCTCTTCCTTGTGGAAGGAAATCGAAGACGAAGTGCGCCGGGTGATGGACACGGTAGTGCAGGAAGACTTCTCGGACGGAGACGCCTGCGAGCGGACCGACCGGGTGCGCGCCACGGCCTGGAACATCGAGCGCGGCAACTGCTTCGAGGGCATCCTGGAAGTCCTCAGCCAGCATCCTCAGATCTCCGCCAGCGACCTCTTTTTCCTCACCGAACTCGACCACGGAATGGCCCGCTCGGAGAACCGCGAAGTAGCGGGAGAGCTGGCCCGCCATCTGGGCCTCAACTATGTCTTTGTGCCCTGCTACATCAGTCTTGTGAAAGGCAGCGGTCTGGAATACCACGTGGAGGGCGAGAACACCCTGTCTCTGCACGGCAACGCCCTTTTCTCGCGCTATCCCATCCGCAACGCCCATTCCATTTCCCTTCCCAACGGCAAGGACAAGATGCGGGGCAAGGAAAAACGCCTGGGGTACCAGCAGGCGGCGGTGGCTACAGTGGAGCATCCCCAGGGGGACTTTCACGCCGTCTCGCTGCACCTGGACGCCCATTCCTCCCAGCGCCACCGCCACCGCCAGATGAAGCTGGTGCTCGACCACCTGGACCGGCTGGAGCCCCTGCCGGTGCTGATCGGCGGCGACTGGAACACCACCACCTTCAACGCCGCCCGCGCCGCCTACTCCATCATGGGCTACGCCCGGCGCGTCCTCATGGGGGTGCGCAACGTGGTGGAAAACCATTATCCCCACCCCGACCGCTGGTTCGAACGCCGCCTCTTCGGCGAACTGGAAGAGCGCGGCTACCGCTACAAAGACCTCAACGAGCCGGGCGGATGCACCCTCCACTACGACATCGACGATATCGCCGTCAACACCAACATGGCCGACTGGGTTCCGGGATGGTGCTTCTGGTTCATCGAGTGGGCCGTGCAGCGGGTGGGCGGCAATTGTTCGCTCAAACTGGACTGGTTCGCAGGACGCGGCTTGCAGCCCGCCAATCACGGCCATCGCCCCCGCGTGGTCTCCGAAGTCCACTCCCGCAAAGAGCCCCTCTCAGACCACGACCCCATTCTGGTCGACGTGGAACTCAGATCGGGACCCTAGCTGGCCGGCTGCGCGGGAGGCGCATCCTAGTAGCGGCGATTGGCTAGCTTGGACCAGTGCAGCGCGTCAGAAGTTTTGAGCCACCCTGTGGCGTTATCCCACGCTTTCAGCGTTTGCACCTTTGCCTTCCGAAACCCAGGGTGGCGCCGCCGTCTCGCTGGCGCTCGCCGCGGCTGACCCTGGGCTGGCGAATCGCTCG
This window harbors:
- a CDS encoding FAD-dependent oxidoreductase, coding for MKRSNMLRRIGSASEPWDVIIVGGGATGLGAAVESASRGYRTLLLEQDDFCKGTSSRSTKLIHGGVRYLAQGDVSLVRDALRERGRLMANASHLVRRLALVIPRYRFYEGFYYGLGLKIYDWLAARRNLGSSRLLGKSETLRLLPTLEPKGLRGGVLYYDGQFDDARVAVALARTAADQGATLLNYAPVTGLLKSGSKISGVAAEDRLGGGSMELSGKVVVNATGVFCDAIRRSDNPQAEEIVAASRGSHLVLDRSFLPSEAALLIPKTRDGRVLFVIPWRGRTLVGTTDISTQEKPLDPWPLQEEVEYMLAHAAQYLTRDPQREDILSMFTGLRPLVKGDSQEATKSLSRDHTLLVSDSGLVTVTGGKWTTYRKMAQDTIDRAAQAGGLPAVPSATKHLRLHGHREDPGSGGRFASYGSDAQYLEELIAADESLGRSLHENLPYCRAEVLWAVREEMACRVEDVLSRRTRSLLLDANAAIACAPQVARMMARELEEDESWAERECRRFIETAQTYLPATEQIRPVRNEPGKP
- a CDS encoding DUF5916 domain-containing protein, with protein sequence MLRPRPALEAVRVDDRPQLDGEVLAEEFWQAIEPAASEFFQTTPEEGAPSSQRTMVKVAYTDQTLFVGVMCFDDDPATIVVSDSRRDASLRETDSFQIIFDTYRDGQNGFVFGTNPAGIEYDGQVSREGSGGSASGGGFNLNWDGAWVVRTKMGPEGWSAEFAIPFTTLRYPSLQDQSWGLNFQRNIRRRNETAYWSPLSRQHDLFRLSDAGALTDLRIPSQRNLKVIPYVLGEMRKTGDQETLRLGDAGADAKYSITPALTLDLTYNTDFAQVEVDEQQINLNRFSLFFPEKRPFFLENAGLFAVGDPGNTELFFSRRIGLAQGREVPIVGGARLTGKVRGTNIGFLNMQTEEVGGLTQANNFTVARISRELPNRSSLGAIFVNRQGTGDLAPADDYNRTLGFDGRWGIGEYGSVSGFFAKTFDPDLTGDDHAFHLGTSYESQAWRLSFDYNEVAENFNPEVGFLRRGGFRSPSFLVFHTHRVKGNKWGLHEVRPHVSWEGFWDFEGFQETGFLHIDNHLEWKNGAEFHTGVNVTREGVKEPFEISDGVIVPPGTYDNSEVQLVANSNRGAWLSFDMRAVIGGFFSGDRVNLEPGMRMRLGERFITDLSWSRNDIELPQGDFVTNLARLRVSYSFTPRLHLQSLIQYNNVADVWSTNLRFSWLQAANTGLFIVYNDVRGFDSFRGQSPDRSLLIKFSRLFDVFN
- a CDS encoding endonuclease/exonuclease/phosphatase family protein translates to MDKLSQPAPPSGLRHDLTRHFESLSRFNSSRALERSSLWKEIEDEVRRVMDTVVQEDFSDGDACERTDRVRATAWNIERGNCFEGILEVLSQHPQISASDLFFLTELDHGMARSENREVAGELARHLGLNYVFVPCYISLVKGSGLEYHVEGENTLSLHGNALFSRYPIRNAHSISLPNGKDKMRGKEKRLGYQQAAVATVEHPQGDFHAVSLHLDAHSSQRHRHRQMKLVLDHLDRLEPLPVLIGGDWNTTTFNAARAAYSIMGYARRVLMGVRNVVENHYPHPDRWFERRLFGELEERGYRYKDLNEPGGCTLHYDIDDIAVNTNMADWVPGWCFWFIEWAVQRVGGNCSLKLDWFAGRGLQPANHGHRPRVVSEVHSRKEPLSDHDPILVDVELRSGP
- a CDS encoding LLM class F420-dependent oxidoreductase; amino-acid sequence: MRLGLTFGYQHRDPGQLIEMAKGAEMLGYDSIWTSEAYGYDAVTPLTWMAAHTKRIKVGTAIMQMPARTPANTAMTAMTLDFLSGGRFLLGLGVSGPQVVEGWHGVPFGKPLGRSREYVSIVRKMLAREEPVTHQGEHYQIPVQKGTGLGKPLRLINEPLRPRIPIYLAALGPKNTALTAEIADGWLPIFFSPKRMDYFGPLLEEGLSRAEGKSLDDLDVAPTVHVVAGDDVDACRLQVKKNLALYAGGMGAKGKNFYNDLISRYGYEEEAAAIQDLYLDGKKSEAAMAVPDELVDEVALCGPAERLADLLAMWKDSPVGTLIVAPNDIQSAQVMASLARS